One window of Inquilinus sp. KBS0705 genomic DNA carries:
- a CDS encoding DUF4835 family protein: MKRYLLLSILFLYGCVAKAQDLNARVKILTPKIQVANKRIFQTLETAMKDFLNGRKWSQDPILPQERIECNFVLNITSWDGSSNFSGDLQVQSSRPVYGSTYTTTLLNINDKDVDFTYNEGQTIDFSDQNFQGNLSSVMAFYAYVIIGLDYDSFSRFGGTNYFLAAQNVALNAQTSSFKGWKAFDSNLNRYWLSENLNNKLYQNLRGVIYDYHRYGLDVMADNASKGRKAILADLSILAQVDRKRLGSYFPLVFFTAKNAELVSVLSGASSQEKAQAVNILSQADPANGNKYQVLKGR; this comes from the coding sequence ATGAAAAGATACCTGTTGCTGAGCATTTTGTTTCTTTATGGCTGCGTGGCAAAAGCGCAGGACCTGAACGCGCGGGTAAAAATACTCACCCCCAAAATTCAGGTAGCCAATAAACGGATATTCCAAACCCTGGAAACCGCTATGAAAGACTTTTTAAACGGGCGCAAGTGGAGCCAGGACCCGATATTACCACAGGAGCGTATTGAATGTAACTTTGTACTGAATATCACCAGTTGGGATGGTAGCAGCAATTTTAGCGGCGATTTACAGGTACAGTCGTCAAGACCGGTATACGGCTCAACTTATACCACTACCCTGCTTAATATTAATGATAAGGATGTTGACTTTACCTATAACGAAGGGCAAACAATAGATTTTAGCGACCAAAACTTTCAGGGCAACCTCAGCTCGGTAATGGCTTTTTATGCCTATGTTATTATAGGGTTAGATTATGATTCGTTTTCTCGCTTTGGCGGAACCAATTACTTTTTGGCGGCACAAAACGTTGCCCTTAACGCGCAAACATCATCATTTAAAGGCTGGAAAGCGTTTGACAGTAACCTAAACCGGTACTGGCTATCAGAAAACCTCAATAACAAACTTTACCAGAATTTGCGAGGTGTTATATACGATTACCACCGCTATGGGCTTGATGTAATGGCCGATAATGCTAGCAAGGGCCGCAAAGCGATATTGGCCGACTTGTCTATACTGGCACAGGTAGATAGGAAACGCTTAGGTTCATACTTCCCGCTGGTGTTTTTTACCGCCAAAAATGCCGAACTGGTTTCAGTTTTAAGCGGGGCATCATCGCAAGAGAAAGCGCAGGCCGTAAACATTCTATCGCAAGCCGACCCTGCAAACGGCAATAAATACCAGGTATTAAAGGGGCGTTAA
- the recJ gene encoding single-stranded-DNA-specific exonuclease RecJ, which yields MNKRWMLNDAADENLVNHLSAALNIGPVLAKLLVNRDITSFDEAKYFFRPSHLHLHDPFLMQDMEKAIDRIEQAIASGEKILVYGDYDVDGTTAVALVYSFFKKHHQNIEYYIPDRYKEGYGISTQGIDYAAENGFGLIIALDCGIKSVDKIAYANTLGVDFIICDHHLPGEELPAAVAVLDPKRADCEYPFKELSGCGIGLKLVQAYAEKHDLPFEEVSTYFDLVAISIACDIVHIKGENRVLAHLGLEKINSNPCIGVKMLMEVSGRTKEYTISDIVFLLGPRINAAGRIDDAKHAVELLIACHEDAAKEKGDLINIKNTERKGHDQQITDEALSMIDNDAILIGRKSTVVFNENWHKGVIGIVASRLTEKYYRPTVVLTRSNGHVAGSARSVLGYDLYEALCGCSDLLIQFGGHKYAAGLTMAPENVPAFIDRFEEVVGATITAEQLIQQVSIDAEIELKDIDSKFFRILNQFAPFGPENMAPVFLSKNVYVSGNAGLVGSNHVKMFIMQPGSASFSSIAFNQAGLLPLLKPNTPFDVCYTIEENIWREQRSIQLNIKGIRFM from the coding sequence ATGAATAAACGGTGGATGTTAAATGATGCGGCAGATGAGAATTTGGTTAACCACCTGTCGGCAGCGCTTAACATAGGCCCTGTTTTGGCTAAGCTGCTTGTAAACAGGGACATAACCAGTTTCGACGAAGCAAAGTACTTCTTTCGCCCCAGCCACCTGCACCTGCACGACCCATTCCTGATGCAGGACATGGAAAAGGCTATCGACCGCATTGAGCAAGCCATAGCCTCCGGCGAAAAGATACTGGTTTACGGCGATTACGACGTTGACGGCACCACAGCCGTAGCATTGGTATACAGCTTTTTCAAAAAGCATCATCAAAACATCGAATATTATATTCCTGACAGGTATAAAGAAGGGTATGGCATATCTACCCAAGGAATAGACTATGCCGCCGAAAACGGTTTTGGGCTTATCATCGCTTTAGATTGCGGCATAAAGTCGGTTGATAAGATTGCCTACGCCAATACACTGGGTGTAGATTTTATTATTTGCGACCACCACCTGCCGGGTGAGGAACTGCCCGCCGCCGTAGCCGTGCTCGACCCCAAACGCGCTGATTGCGAATATCCCTTTAAAGAATTATCGGGCTGCGGTATAGGCTTAAAGTTGGTACAAGCCTATGCAGAAAAACACGACCTGCCATTTGAAGAGGTGAGCACCTATTTTGACCTGGTGGCTATTAGCATTGCATGCGATATTGTACATATTAAAGGCGAAAACCGTGTATTGGCCCACTTAGGTTTAGAGAAGATAAACAGCAACCCCTGCATTGGCGTAAAAATGCTGATGGAGGTATCGGGCAGGACAAAAGAGTATACGATATCTGATATAGTATTTTTGTTAGGCCCTCGCATTAATGCCGCCGGGCGTATTGATGACGCCAAACACGCTGTTGAGTTATTAATAGCCTGCCACGAAGATGCCGCCAAAGAAAAAGGCGACCTGATCAACATAAAAAACACCGAACGCAAAGGCCACGACCAGCAAATTACCGACGAGGCTTTGAGCATGATAGATAACGATGCCATTTTAATAGGGCGTAAATCTACCGTGGTGTTTAACGAGAACTGGCACAAAGGTGTAATTGGCATAGTGGCATCGCGGCTTACCGAAAAGTATTACCGCCCTACCGTAGTGCTTACCCGCTCAAACGGGCATGTGGCCGGCTCGGCGCGCTCGGTTTTGGGGTACGACCTGTACGAAGCCCTTTGCGGTTGCAGCGACCTGCTGATACAATTTGGCGGGCACAAATATGCGGCAGGCCTAACCATGGCACCCGAAAACGTACCAGCTTTTATAGACCGGTTTGAAGAAGTAGTAGGCGCTACCATCACCGCCGAGCAACTGATACAGCAAGTAAGCATTGATGCCGAGATAGAACTAAAGGATATCGACTCCAAATTCTTCAGGATACTGAACCAGTTTGCACCGTTTGGGCCGGAGAACATGGCGCCGGTTTTCCTCAGCAAAAATGTGTATGTTAGCGGTAACGCGGGCCTGGTGGGCAGTAACCATGTTAAAATGTTTATTATGCAACCCGGTTCGGCAAGCTTTAGCAGCATTGCATTTAACCAGGCCGGGCTGCTGCCACTATTGAAACCTAATACACCGTTTGACGTTTGTTATACTATTGAAGAGAATATTTGGCGCGAGCAACGCTCCATACAACTAAACATAAAGGGGATACGGTTTATGTAA
- a CDS encoding TetR/AcrR family transcriptional regulator produces the protein MSKAATTRLMILQKSFDLIYKNGYQATSIDNILATTKVTKGAFFYHFKNKDEMGLAMINEIIYPGMYGVLVKPLLEAHDPISDIYEMMRNALLKVPFLRARYGCPAINLLEEMAPGNDVFKTALLKLTDEWQQAIEAVLNEGSKNGAIAKGVNAAQVAFFVISGYSGIRSMGKALGTACYAGYLQEFKNYLQGLA, from the coding sequence ATGTCGAAAGCTGCCACCACCCGTTTAATGATCCTTCAAAAATCGTTCGACCTTATTTACAAAAATGGCTACCAGGCTACCAGTATAGATAATATACTGGCTACCACCAAGGTTACAAAGGGCGCGTTTTTTTACCACTTTAAAAATAAAGACGAGATGGGCCTGGCCATGATCAACGAAATTATTTACCCCGGCATGTACGGCGTTTTGGTAAAGCCACTTTTAGAAGCCCATGACCCTATTAGCGATATTTACGAAATGATGCGCAATGCATTGCTTAAAGTGCCTTTTTTACGGGCCAGATACGGCTGCCCCGCAATAAACCTATTAGAAGAAATGGCACCCGGTAACGATGTCTTTAAAACCGCCTTACTAAAACTAACCGACGAATGGCAGCAGGCTATTGAAGCTGTTTTAAACGAGGGGAGTAAAAACGGTGCTATAGCCAAAGGCGTAAATGCTGCGCAAGTTGCCTTTTTTGTTATCAGTGGTTACAGTGGTATACGCAGTATGGGTAAGGCCTTGGGTACGGCATGTTATGCAGGTTATTTGCAGGAGTTTAAAAATTACCTGCAGGGTTTGGCTTAA